A part of bacterium HR17 genomic DNA contains:
- the pth gene encoding Peptidyl-tRNA hydrolase, translating into MLWNRCDEWVERLVVGIGNPGPEYADTRHNVGFSVVDELARRWGVTRWGARFHGLWAIAVVNGRRVGLLKPLTFVNLSGRSVQAAVHRLALPLDQLLVILDDAALPLGKLRLRPKGSDGGHKGLRSVLQALGTDAVPRLRVGIGAPPPGVDLVEFVLSPFAPEERPVIADAVVRAADAVEVWLTEGIEAAMQRFNR; encoded by the coding sequence TTGTTGTGGAACCGCTGTGACGAATGGGTAGAACGCTTGGTCGTCGGCATTGGTAACCCGGGTCCAGAATACGCCGACACGCGACACAACGTTGGGTTCAGTGTCGTGGACGAGTTGGCGCGCCGATGGGGTGTAACCCGCTGGGGCGCTCGCTTCCACGGACTGTGGGCTATCGCCGTTGTCAACGGGCGACGGGTCGGGTTGCTGAAGCCGCTCACTTTCGTCAACCTGAGCGGGCGCTCCGTGCAAGCGGCGGTGCACCGGTTAGCGCTCCCGTTGGACCAACTGCTCGTCATCTTGGACGACGCAGCGTTGCCGTTGGGCAAACTGCGGTTGCGCCCAAAAGGCAGTGACGGGGGGCATAAGGGGCTGCGGTCCGTCTTGCAAGCGTTGGGCACCGACGCCGTTCCACGCCTGCGGGTCGGTATCGGGGCGCCTCCGCCTGGCGTGGACTTGGTGGAGTTTGTCCTTTCGCCTTTCGCGCCTGAGGAACGACCCGTCATCGCCGACGCCGTCGTTCGGGCGGCGGATGCCGTTGAAGTGTGGCTGACCGAAGGCATAGAAGCGGCGATGCAACGGTTCAATCGTTAG